The genomic region GGGGTGGATCTGATTTCCGTCGGTGCCCTCACCCACTCCGTCAAAGCCCTGGATATTAGCCTTGATATTGGAGAAATCAAAGGACTTTAGTCCTGTCAAAAGGGACCCTGGGAACTATTAAAGAAACCCCCCCAAAGTACTATGATGTTAATTAAAGACTAGTGGGGGGTGTTGTCATGAGAAAGTGTCCCCATGCCGAAGGATTATATAGATGCCGGGCCCTGGTTGATAATGGTTTTGCCCAAAATACTTTAACCATTCCCGAAAGTTGGTGGCAAAAGTTTTGCCTGGGGGCCAAGTATCACCAGTGCTCCAACTTGAAAGCCGCCGTCAGTATGAAACAGGAGAAAAGTAAAAAGACCGGTCCGGGTACCTACATTGATAAAGGTGCCGGCACCGGTATGAGCGGCAATTGGGCCAAGAAACAGAAGAAAAACGATAAAAAAATAAATGCAGTACATGCCCATGGTGGCAAGACCCCGCATTTCTGTGAAAAACCCTGGCGCTCTGCTGATTTAAGGTTCAGGGTGGTAAATTCCGAATTTTATACCCGGCCATGGTTACCATAGTTTATTTAAGGGCAACTTTTCATAGGGGGTGTTCTTTTATATTATTTTTGTTAACCGGAATTAATTATTTGGTTGACAAAAGTGCCATACTGGGTTAAAATGCCGGCAGGTGATAAAATGCTTGATGCTAAGTACAGGATATTAGAATTACTCAAATCCGAAGGATCCGATTTTCTATCCGGGGAGTTTATTTGCCAACAACTCCAGGTATCCAGGACTGCTATTTGGAAAAATATTAAAGCCCTACGCCGGGACGGTTACCAGATTGAAGCCAGACCCAGGGCAGGTTACCGATTGGTATCAGCACCGGATAGTTTACTGCCGACGGAATGGCAACCGGGCTTGGCATCTCAATTAATTGGCCGGCAAGCCCGGTATTTTAAAGCCACCGGTTCTACCAACGATGTGGCTAAGGATTTGGCTCGGCAGGGGGCCGCCGAAGGAACGGTGGTGGTAGCTGAGGAACAAACCACTGGCCGGGGCAGGTTGGGCCGGGTGTGGCAAAGTCCTGCCCAGGCGGGTCTTTACTTTTCAGTTATCCTGTACCCCATGGTTAGCCCTATGGAAGTTACCCAGGTGACTCTATTGGCGGCGGTGGCGGTGGTCCGGGCCCTGGCCAGGGAGCTGGGGGTAACAGCCCGGGTTAAATGGCCCAATGATGTTTATCTAAATGGGTGCAAAATCTGTGGTATTTTAGCCGAAATGGCTGCCGAGGCAGACCGGGTGAAATACCTGGTAGTGGGCATCGGGGTAAATGTCAACCAGGGGCAGGAGGATTTTGCGGCCTTAGGCAGTACCGCCAGCTCCCTCAAGTTACAAGTGGGCTATCGGGTCAACCGGGCTGCCATATTAAGGGCCATACTGGAAGAATTGGATCAATTATATGCCCTTTGGCAAACGGAGGGATTTGCTTCTCTAAGGTCTTTGTGGAAGGATGTGGCCCTGTGGTTGGGCTACTCGGTGCTGGTAAGTGGTGGCCAAAGGAATTGGCAGGGTACGATGGAGGATATTGATGAGAGCGGGGCTCTGGTCCTGCGCATGCCGGATGGCACCATTAAAAAGTTTTATTCCGGAGAGGTTTCCCTGCGGCTAAAGACGCAGCAAGTTTAGCATAAAACAAGTCAAGCCTTCGCAGAAAACCTAAAATAAGACCGGCGGGTGAATATATAATTACATAGAGGCCGGTCATTATTAATAGATTTATTGTTAACCATATTTATCAATCCGGTTTACGAAGGGATGGGATTAGATGAAATTATCAACCCGGGAAATAGTGCTGGCTGGACTGATGGCGGCGGTGATGGTGGTGGTTACGGTTATTACCAGGATACCCTTTGTACATAGTGTGGTTCCCTTTAGTATGCAACCGTTAATAGCCTTATTAGCCGGGATTCTACTGGGACCCAGAATAGGGGCGTTGAGTATGATCGTTTACCTGGCTTTGGGTTTAGTGGGGGTACAGGTTTTCGCCACCGAACCCTTTGGTGGACCCGGTTATATTCTTAAACCAAGCTTTGGCTTTTTGCTGAGTTATCCCTTGGTGGCCTACATCACCGGAAAGATCCTGGGGTACCAACAGAATCCTAAAATTGGAAATTATTTGCTGGCCGCCGGGGTCGGCGTGGTTATTATTTATCTAATAGGTCTACCCTATGTCTATATGATTCTTAATTTTTACCTGGGTAAAGTTACCTCAGTGGCTACCGTAATAAAATTGTTTTTCCTGCCCTTTATTCTATGGGATCTACTAAAGGCGGTGGCGGTAGCCGCTCTGGCCCGGGCCATTCACCGGCGCTTGCCGGAATTTTCACCCTCTGTAGAAAAGTAAAGGCTGTCGGAAATGACCGACAGCCTTTACTTTAAGCCAGGGCAACTTTTTTAATTTCCTCCAGCCCGACTCGCTCCACAAATTTAAACATCCGCTCGCCGTTTTTAGCATTTTCTTTATAGAAGTTGATGAGCTTGGTGGCTACGGCAACCACCTCATCGATGGTTAAGTCTTCGGCCAATAACTGGCCAATGTGCGGCACTGAGCCGGAGTTACCCCCAATTACCACCGTAAAGCCGTTAGGCTTACCAAAGGCCCCAAAGTCCCTCATCCAGGCTTCACAGCAATTCAAGGGGCAGCCGGAGATACCCATTTTTAACTTGTTGGGCATGGCCATGCCGCTGAATAACTTATCTAGCTTGTCGGCCAGGGCCAGGGAATCCTGTTTACCGTACTTACAGAAAGTGGTACCGGGGCAGGCCTGAACGCTTCTTACGCACAGACCGGTGGCCGGAGCCGGTTCCATGCCCAAGTCCGCCCATACTTTGTCCACATCCTCACCCTTAATGCCCACTAAAGCAATGCGCTGGGAGGCGGTAAGTTTAACCACCGGAATTTGGTATTTTTCTACTGCATCCGCCAGTTTTCGTAATATCTCCGCATTGAGCAAACCCGCCGTGATTTTGGGTACGATGGCATAGGTTTGATTATCCCTTTGTAAAATCGCGCCTTTTGGATTATCAGCCATTTTCCACTCCTCCTTAAAAAACAACATATAAACCAAAAACCTTGACTTAAATTCTACATGTATGGTTATATTACCTGCCTCCAAGGTAAAAATTGGGACAAAAAGTGCTTTTATTGTACTTTTAAAGATAAATTTGGTAGAATTGCTTTTGAGTAATCTGAGAATCATTTACTTTGTACCAGGAAAGGCAGGGAGTATATTGTTACTGGCCATTGATATCGGTAATACCAACATCGTTTTCGGGGTGTTTTCTGATAAATCATTGGTGGCGGATTGGCGGCTGGCCACGGATCGCAACCGGACGGCCGATGAGTACGGTGTGTTATTAAAGGAACTCTTTAACTTATCGGGAATTAACATGAAGTCTGTGGAAGCAATTGTTATCTCTTCGGTGGTGCCACCGGTAAATGCTTTAATAGAATCCATGGCTAAAAAGTTTTTTCATCTTAACCCTATTTTAGTAGGCCCCGGTATAAAAACCGGCATATCCATTAAGGCCGATAACCCCAGGGAGGTGGGGGCAGACCGTATCGTTAATGCGGTGGCGGCTTACTCTCTTTATGGTGGACCGCTGATCATCGTTGACTTTGGTACGGCCACCACCTTTTGTTGTGTTACAGCCCGGGGGGAATACCTGGGCGGGGCCATTGCCCCGGGTATTGGTATCTCCACTGAGGCTTTGTTTTCCAGGGCTGCGAAACTACCCCGGGTGGAATTAATAAAACCCCCTTCGGTGATTGGCAAAAATACTGTTACCGCCATGCAGTCCGGTATTATTTACGGCTTTGCCGGGCAGGTGGAAATGTTGGTTAAACGCATGAAAGAGGAACTGGGAGAAGAGGCTAAGGTCATTGCCACCGGGGGATTGGCCAGGGTCATGGCCCAGGAGGTAGCGGTAATTGATAAGATAGAGCCTAACCTGACCTTGATCGGATTAAGAATAATTTATGAGCGAAACCGGGCGGCTGTTCATGGAGGTCAACCATGCAGATAGGTTCTGTGAAGCTGGCTAACCCGGTGGTAGCAGCACCTATGGCCGGTGTAACGGATCGAGCCTACCGCATCCTGGCCCGGGAGCAGGGATGTGGACTGGTGGTGACGGAAATGGTCAGCGATTTGGCTTTAATTTATGCTAACCCCCGTACTTACCGCATGTTGGACTTCCGGGGCGAAGCACCGCCCTTAAGTGTACAAATATTTGGTTCTAATCCGGAAACCATGGGCCAGGCCGCAGCCATTGTAGTTGAGCGAGGGGCCAATATTGTGGACATCAATATGGGTTGCCCCACACCTAAAATCGTTAAAAACGGTGAGGGCAGTGCACTCATGAAAAACCCCGGCTTGGCGGCCAGAATTGTAGCCGCGGTGGTGGCGGCTGTGCCAGGCGTACCGGTAACGGTAAAAATGCGTAAGGGCTGGGACGAAACTTCTGTCAACGCAGTGGAGTTGGCCCAGGCCGTTGTCGAGGCTGGTGCAGCAGCGGTGGCTGTGCATGGACGAACCCGCAATCAGTTTTACAGCGGTAAAGCTGATTGGGATATTATCAGACAGGTTAAAGAAGCGGTTAAAGTACCGGTGATTGGCAACGGAGATATTTGGCATGCCCGGGATGCCGCCCGCATGATGGCGGAGACAGGCTGCGATGGTGTGATGATCGGTCGGGCGGCCATGGGTAATCCCTGGATATTCCGGGATATTATCCATTACCTGGCCAATGGTGAGGAACTGCCGCCGCCTACACCGGCGGAAAGAATTGCTACCGCCCTCAGGCATCTGGATTTAATGATCGAATCTAAAGGAGAACAGGTGGCAGTTTTTGAAATGCGCAAGCATGCCGCCTGGTATACTAAAGGCATTCGCGGGGCGGCCCGGGTCAGGGAATTCATTAACAAAGCCAACACCCGGGAAGAAATAGAACATATTTTGCGAAGTCTTCTTGAACACCGAAAGCACTAGGACTCACTCCGGGCAAAAACTGGTCGCCCTCCACGCGCCTTCCTGTCGCGAGCGGGCTAACGCGCACTTCCTGTGCGCGTTCCCAGTTTTTTGTCCTCCGTTCGTCAAGTGCTTTTTGCGGTGCTCCGATAGGGTTCGCTCTTGGATAACAGAAGTCCCTGCTTTTTTGCTTTTTAATTTTTAAGCTGGTTACTCTAACCATTAACGATTAACCGTGGCAAACCTTTGGGTCAGCCTTTTAATTTTTTGGTATGCTTCCCCTTTTCGGGCATATGATTTTAAAGTAATACCCATCAGGGAAAGGGGGAAGCTATATGAACAAATTTGCCTTTGTTATTCATCCTTTGGATTGCAGTGATGTGGCCAGAAAGTTTAACTTTACCAAATATATGCCTGATGCCTTGGTGGAACGGGCATTGAAATTGCTGCCCCCTATCAAGATATCTTCCATAACCGGAATTCAATCGCCCAGCGCAAAGGCGGAAGGATTTTTTGTATCTTGTCTATTAACCGCCAGACAAATGATGTCTCTGCCTCGACTTTTTGTACTCAACAAAATTATTCAAGCCGTCCGGTTGGCTGAAAAAATGGGTGCTCAGGTAGTTGGTCTGGGGGCCTTTACCAAAGTAGTTGGGGATGCTGGCATTACCATTGCCAAGCATGTAAATATACCGGTGACCACGGGTAATAGTTATACCGTGGCCACGGCGTTGGCAGGGGCGAAAAAAGCAGCTACCCTTATGGGTCACAACCTAAAAAAAGCCAGGGTTACGGTGGTGGGGGCAACCGGTTCCATAGGCAGTGTTTGTGCCTTGTCCCTGGCCAAGGATGTTAATAATCTGACACTGGTGGGCAGAAATGAGGCCAAGCTACACATTTTAGCTGACCGGATTTTGTACGAAACCGGATTGGCCGCCGAGGTAACTTGTAATGTTAAAGCAGCTTTAAGGAAATCCGACTTGGTGGTTACTGTAACCAGTGCCATGGATACCATTATTGAGCCGGAGGACCTAAAACCGGGAGCGGTGGTATGTGATGTGGCCAGACCCAGAGATGTATCCCGGCGGGTGGTGGAGGAACGTGATGACGTGCTGGTTATTGAAGGAGGCATTGTTGAGGTACCCGGGGATGTAAACTTTAATTTTAACTTCGGTTTCCCCCCCAAAACTGCCTATGCCTGTATGGCGGAAACCATGATTCTGGCTTTGGAGGGAAGATTGGAAAGCTATACCCTGGGCAGGGACTTAACCCTAAAACAAGTGGAGGAAATGTATAGACTTGGTCAAAAGCACGGGTTTAAATTAGCAGGTTTTCGCAGTTTTGAAAAACCGATTACAGAGGAAGAGATTAATTTGATTAAACAGAGGGCAATAATAAAAGTGTCCTAATAACACCTGTTCATCTATCAAATGTGTCCTTGACAAATAATACCGGGGTTCTTATAATGTACAGGAACAGACGGTAAAGTTGGCAAGCACTGCAAATTGGTTTAAGCCCTTTTGCAGTGCTTTAAATGTAGTTAAGGCTTTTTGCTAAAGCACTAAATTAAGAAAATATAGATATTAGATAAGGAGAAATTCAGATGAAAGAAAAAGATGTTATGTTAACGGTGACTGGATTAAAACAGTTGGAGGAAGAACTGGAGCAGCTAAAAACGGTAAAAAGACGCCAGGTGGCCGAGAGAATCAAACAGGCCATTGAGTTTGGTGATATCAGTGAGAACTCCGAGTATGAAGATGCTAAAAACGAGCAGGCCTTCATTGAGGGTAGAATACTAACTCTGGAAAAAATGCTGCGCAACGCCAAAATTATTGATGACGAGAACCTGGGCAATGAAGTGGTATCCCTTGGTTCAAAGGTGCGGCTTAAGGATCTGGAGTTCGGGGATGAATTTGAATATACCATAGTGGGTTCTGTAGAGGCAGACCCGGATAAAAATAAGATTTCCAATGAGTCACCGGTGGGTAAAGCTATTTTAGGACAGCCTAAAGGCAGTATAGTGGAGGTATCCGTTCCAGCCGGTGTCCTTAAATATGAGATATTAGATATCATTAAGTAGATAGTGTCTGGAGGTTTTGAAGTTCATGGCAGACATGCAGGAAAAGAAACAAGTTCAGCCGGCTCCGCCTGAAGCGGAAGCCGGCCAAAACAATGTAGAGGACCTTAACGAACTTATGAAGGTCCGCAGAGAAAAACTCAATGAACTTATTAGTCAAGGGATAGACCCCTACGGGCAGAAGTTTGAGCGTACTCATCTAACGGCTGATATTATAAATAATTTTGCAGCCATGGAAGGACAAACTGTGGTGATTGCCGGCCGGATCATGGCCAAAAGGGTGATGGGCAAGGCCAGTTTTGCCAATTTGCAAGACAGTGCCGGCAATATCCAAATCTATGCCCGGTTAGATGATTTAGGAGCAGAAGAATACAGCCGGTTTGAAAAATTGGATATCGGCGACATCATTGGCTGTTCCGGCAAGGTCTTTAAAACCCGTAAAGGTGAAATTACCGTACATATTGAAAAATATA from Desulfotomaculum nigrificans DSM 574 harbors:
- the dusB gene encoding tRNA dihydrouridine synthase DusB; the protein is MQIGSVKLANPVVAAPMAGVTDRAYRILAREQGCGLVVTEMVSDLALIYANPRTYRMLDFRGEAPPLSVQIFGSNPETMGQAAAIVVERGANIVDINMGCPTPKIVKNGEGSALMKNPGLAARIVAAVVAAVPGVPVTVKMRKGWDETSVNAVELAQAVVEAGAAAVAVHGRTRNQFYSGKADWDIIRQVKEAVKVPVIGNGDIWHARDAARMMAETGCDGVMIGRAAMGNPWIFRDIIHYLANGEELPPPTPAERIATALRHLDLMIESKGEQVAVFEMRKHAAWYTKGIRGAARVREFINKANTREEIEHILRSLLEHRKH
- a CDS encoding biotin--[acetyl-CoA-carboxylase] ligase, which gives rise to MLDAKYRILELLKSEGSDFLSGEFICQQLQVSRTAIWKNIKALRRDGYQIEARPRAGYRLVSAPDSLLPTEWQPGLASQLIGRQARYFKATGSTNDVAKDLARQGAAEGTVVVAEEQTTGRGRLGRVWQSPAQAGLYFSVILYPMVSPMEVTQVTLLAAVAVVRALARELGVTARVKWPNDVYLNGCKICGILAEMAAEADRVKYLVVGIGVNVNQGQEDFAALGSTASSLKLQVGYRVNRAAILRAILEELDQLYALWQTEGFASLRSLWKDVALWLGYSVLVSGGQRNWQGTMEDIDESGALVLRMPDGTIKKFYSGEVSLRLKTQQV
- a CDS encoding NAD(P)/FAD-dependent oxidoreductase — its product is MADNPKGAILQRDNQTYAIVPKITAGLLNAEILRKLADAVEKYQIPVVKLTASQRIALVGIKGEDVDKVWADLGMEPAPATGLCVRSVQACPGTTFCKYGKQDSLALADKLDKLFSGMAMPNKLKMGISGCPLNCCEAWMRDFGAFGKPNGFTVVIGGNSGSVPHIGQLLAEDLTIDEVVAVATKLINFYKENAKNGERMFKFVERVGLEEIKKVALA
- a CDS encoding type III pantothenate kinase, producing MLLAIDIGNTNIVFGVFSDKSLVADWRLATDRNRTADEYGVLLKELFNLSGINMKSVEAIVISSVVPPVNALIESMAKKFFHLNPILVGPGIKTGISIKADNPREVGADRIVNAVAAYSLYGGPLIIVDFGTATTFCCVTARGEYLGGAIAPGIGISTEALFSRAAKLPRVELIKPPSVIGKNTVTAMQSGIIYGFAGQVEMLVKRMKEELGEEAKVIATGGLARVMAQEVAVIDKIEPNLTLIGLRIIYERNRAAVHGGQPCR
- the greA gene encoding transcription elongation factor GreA, which gives rise to MKEKDVMLTVTGLKQLEEELEQLKTVKRRQVAERIKQAIEFGDISENSEYEDAKNEQAFIEGRILTLEKMLRNAKIIDDENLGNEVVSLGSKVRLKDLEFGDEFEYTIVGSVEADPDKNKISNESPVGKAILGQPKGSIVEVSVPAGVLKYEILDIIK
- a CDS encoding shikimate 5-dehydrogenase, giving the protein MNKFAFVIHPLDCSDVARKFNFTKYMPDALVERALKLLPPIKISSITGIQSPSAKAEGFFVSCLLTARQMMSLPRLFVLNKIIQAVRLAEKMGAQVVGLGAFTKVVGDAGITIAKHVNIPVTTGNSYTVATALAGAKKAATLMGHNLKKARVTVVGATGSIGSVCALSLAKDVNNLTLVGRNEAKLHILADRILYETGLAAEVTCNVKAALRKSDLVVTVTSAMDTIIEPEDLKPGAVVCDVARPRDVSRRVVEERDDVLVIEGGIVEVPGDVNFNFNFGFPPKTAYACMAETMILALEGRLESYTLGRDLTLKQVEEMYRLGQKHGFKLAGFRSFEKPITEEEINLIKQRAIIKVS
- a CDS encoding biotin transporter BioY, producing MKLSTREIVLAGLMAAVMVVVTVITRIPFVHSVVPFSMQPLIALLAGILLGPRIGALSMIVYLALGLVGVQVFATEPFGGPGYILKPSFGFLLSYPLVAYITGKILGYQQNPKIGNYLLAAGVGVVIIYLIGLPYVYMILNFYLGKVTSVATVIKLFFLPFILWDLLKAVAVAALARAIHRRLPEFSPSVEK